A part of Streptomyces sp. DSM 40750 genomic DNA contains:
- a CDS encoding APC family permease gives MSKLTDVPKRILIGRALRSDRLGETLLPKRIALPVFASDPLSSVAYAPGEVLLVLSIAGVSAYHFSPWIAVAVVVLMFTVVASYRQNVHAYPSGGGDYEVANTNLGPRAGLTVASALLVDYVLTVAVSISSGVENLGSAIPFFVENKVLCAVGIIVLLTLMNLRGVKESGKLFAIPTYVFVVGVFAMIAWGAFRSLVLDETMRAPTAGLEIKAEHQGLAGFALVFLMLRAFSSGCAALTGVEAISNGVPAFRKPKSKNAASTLTAMGLLAVTMFCGIIGLAMATDVRMAENPAVDLLRDGSPVGDSYIQNPVISQVAAAVFGDGTFFFILLAAATALVLFLAANTAYNGFPLLGSILAQDRYLPRQLHTRGDRLAFSNGIVLLAGAAGLLVWIYGADSTRLIQLYIVGVFVSFTLSQTGMVRHWNRHLRTEKDPAKRRHMIRSRAINTFGAFFTGLVLIVVLVTKFTHGAWVALLGMVIFYATMTAIRRHYDRVAAEIAAPDGPSDDVVRPSRVHSVVLISKIHRPTLRALAYAKLMRSHTLEALSVNVDAAETKALQEEWTRRGIDVPLKVLDSPYREVTRPVIEYVKSLRKESPRDAVSVIIPEYVVGHWYEQLLHNQSALRLKGRLLFTPGVMVTSVPYQLESSEVAKRRERKRQEWNAPGSVRRGPANERSKESSKESSNSKG, from the coding sequence GTGTCCAAACTGACCGACGTGCCCAAACGGATCCTGATCGGGCGCGCTCTGCGCAGCGACCGGCTGGGCGAGACGCTCCTGCCGAAGCGCATCGCCCTCCCCGTCTTCGCCTCCGACCCGCTCTCGTCCGTGGCGTACGCACCCGGCGAGGTGCTGCTCGTCCTCTCCATCGCGGGCGTGTCGGCCTACCACTTCAGCCCCTGGATCGCTGTCGCGGTCGTCGTGCTGATGTTCACCGTGGTGGCGTCGTACCGGCAGAACGTGCACGCGTACCCGAGCGGCGGCGGCGACTACGAGGTGGCGAACACCAACCTCGGCCCCAGAGCAGGTCTCACCGTCGCCAGCGCGCTCCTCGTCGACTACGTCCTCACCGTCGCCGTGTCCATCTCCTCCGGTGTGGAGAACCTCGGCTCGGCCATCCCCTTCTTCGTCGAGAACAAGGTGCTGTGCGCGGTCGGCATCATCGTGCTGCTGACGCTGATGAACCTGCGCGGGGTGAAGGAGTCCGGGAAGCTCTTCGCGATCCCGACGTACGTCTTCGTCGTCGGCGTCTTCGCGATGATCGCCTGGGGCGCGTTCCGCAGCCTGGTCCTCGACGAGACGATGCGGGCGCCCACCGCCGGACTGGAGATCAAGGCCGAGCACCAGGGCCTCGCCGGCTTCGCGCTGGTCTTCCTGATGCTGCGCGCCTTCTCCTCCGGTTGTGCCGCGCTCACCGGAGTCGAGGCCATCTCCAACGGCGTGCCCGCCTTCCGCAAGCCCAAGTCGAAGAACGCGGCCTCCACGCTCACCGCGATGGGCCTGCTCGCCGTCACCATGTTCTGCGGCATCATCGGCCTCGCCATGGCCACCGACGTACGAATGGCCGAGAACCCGGCGGTCGACCTGCTGCGCGACGGCTCCCCGGTCGGCGACTCCTACATCCAGAACCCGGTGATCTCGCAGGTCGCGGCCGCCGTCTTCGGCGACGGCACGTTCTTCTTCATCCTGCTGGCCGCCGCCACCGCACTCGTGCTGTTCCTCGCCGCCAACACCGCGTACAACGGCTTCCCGCTGCTCGGCTCGATCCTCGCCCAGGACCGCTACCTCCCGCGCCAGCTGCACACCCGCGGCGACCGCCTCGCCTTCTCCAACGGCATCGTGCTCCTCGCGGGCGCCGCCGGACTCCTGGTGTGGATCTACGGCGCCGACTCCACGCGCCTGATCCAGCTGTACATCGTCGGTGTGTTCGTCTCCTTCACGCTCAGCCAGACGGGCATGGTCCGGCACTGGAACCGCCATCTGCGCACCGAGAAGGACCCGGCCAAGCGGCGCCACATGATCCGCTCCCGCGCGATCAACACCTTTGGCGCCTTCTTCACCGGGCTGGTGCTGATCGTCGTCCTCGTCACCAAGTTCACGCACGGCGCCTGGGTCGCCCTGCTCGGCATGGTGATCTTCTACGCGACGATGACGGCCATCCGCAGGCACTACGACCGGGTCGCCGCGGAGATCGCCGCGCCGGACGGCCCGAGCGACGACGTCGTACGGCCGTCCAGGGTCCACTCCGTGGTGCTGATCTCCAAGATCCACCGCCCCACCCTGCGTGCCCTCGCCTACGCCAAGCTGATGCGCTCCCACACCCTGGAGGCGCTCAGTGTCAACGTCGACGCGGCCGAGACCAAGGCCCTCCAGGAGGAGTGGACCCGGCGCGGCATCGACGTACCGCTGAAGGTCCTCGACTCGCCGTACCGCGAGGTCACCCGGCCGGTCATCGAGTACGTCAAGAGCCTGCGCAAGGAGTCCCCGCGCGACGCGGTGTCGGTCATCATCCCCGAGTACGTGGTCGGCCACTGGTACGAGCAACTGCTGCACAACCAGAGCGCACTCCGGCTCAAGGGCCGGCTGCTCTTCACACCGGGCGTCATGGTGACCTCCGTGCCCTACCAGCTGGAGTCCTCCGAGGTCGCCAAGCGACGGGAGCGCAAGCGCCAGGAGTGGAACGCACCGGGTTCGGTACGGCGTGGTCCGGCGAACGAGCGGTCGAAGGAATCCTCGAAGGAGTCCTCGAACAGCAAGGGCTGA
- a CDS encoding class I SAM-dependent RNA methyltransferase, producing MQAEPKKSLVGEEYEVEVGPVAHGGHCIARTSEGQVLFVRHALPGERVVARVTDGEEGARFLRADAVSVLSASKDRVEAPCPYAGPGRCGGCDWQHAKPGAQRRFKGEVIAEQLQRLAGLTPEEAGWDGTVMPAEGDKVPPGEVPAWRTRVQYAVDDSGRAGLRKHRSHEVEPIDHCMIAAPGVSELGIEKRDWTGMASIDAIAATGSQDRQVILEPRPGARLPIVELDKPVSVMRVEEKDGGVHRVHGRPFVRERADDRTYRVGSGGFWQVHPKAADTLVKAVMQGLLPRKGDMALDLYCGVGLFAGALADRVGDKGAVLGIESGKRAVEDARHNLADFERVRIEQGKVDAVLPRTGITEVDLIVLDPPRAGAGRKTVQHLSSLGARRIAYVACDPAALARDLGYFREGGYRVRMLRAFDLFPMTHHVECVAILEPTAKAA from the coding sequence ATGCAGGCAGAACCGAAGAAATCGCTGGTGGGAGAGGAGTACGAGGTCGAGGTCGGCCCCGTCGCCCACGGCGGCCACTGCATCGCGCGTACGTCCGAGGGCCAGGTCCTCTTCGTACGGCACGCGCTGCCCGGCGAGCGCGTCGTGGCGCGGGTGACGGACGGCGAGGAGGGGGCGCGCTTCCTGCGGGCGGACGCGGTCTCGGTCCTGTCGGCCTCCAAGGACCGCGTCGAGGCCCCTTGCCCCTACGCCGGGCCCGGCCGCTGCGGCGGCTGCGACTGGCAGCACGCCAAGCCGGGCGCGCAGCGCCGTTTCAAGGGCGAGGTCATCGCCGAGCAACTGCAGCGTCTCGCGGGCCTCACGCCCGAGGAGGCGGGCTGGGACGGCACGGTGATGCCGGCCGAGGGCGACAAGGTGCCGCCGGGCGAGGTACCGGCGTGGCGTACGCGGGTGCAGTACGCGGTGGACGACTCGGGCCGGGCCGGGCTGCGCAAGCACCGCTCGCACGAGGTGGAGCCGATCGACCACTGCATGATCGCGGCGCCCGGGGTGAGCGAGCTGGGCATCGAGAAGCGCGACTGGACCGGCATGGCGTCGATCGACGCGATCGCGGCGACAGGGTCGCAGGACCGTCAGGTGATCCTCGAGCCTCGGCCGGGTGCGCGCCTGCCGATCGTGGAGCTGGACAAGCCGGTGTCGGTGATGCGGGTCGAGGAGAAGGACGGGGGCGTGCACCGCGTCCACGGGCGCCCCTTCGTCCGTGAGCGCGCGGACGACCGCACGTACCGCGTGGGCAGCGGCGGTTTCTGGCAGGTCCACCCGAAGGCCGCGGACACCCTCGTCAAGGCGGTCATGCAGGGCCTGCTCCCGCGCAAGGGCGACATGGCGCTGGACCTGTACTGCGGGGTGGGACTGTTCGCGGGCGCTCTGGCCGACCGCGTCGGCGACAAGGGTGCCGTCCTCGGCATCGAGTCCGGCAAGCGTGCGGTCGAGGACGCCCGGCACAACCTCGCCGACTTCGAGCGCGTCCGCATCGAACAGGGCAAGGTCGACGCGGTGCTTCCGCGCACCGGCATCACCGAGGTCGACCTGATCGTCCTCGACCCGCCGCGCGCCGGCGCGGGCCGGAAGACCGTCCAGCACCTGTCGTCTTTGGGAGCACGTCGCATCGCGTACGTGGCCTGCGACCCGGCCGCGCTGGCCCGGGATCTGGGGTACTTCCGGGAGGGCGGGTACCGGGTGCGGATGCTGCGGGCGTTCGATCTGTTTCCGATGACGCATCATGTGGAGTGCGTGGCGATTCTGGAGCCGACCGCGAAGGCCGCCTGA
- a CDS encoding SWIM zinc finger family protein: MSPPVPGPRRAPTRGRRAFAATWWGQAWVTALEDSTLDSGRLSRGRTYARQGMVGPVTIAPGQVKAAVQGSRPRPYRSAVHLPVLTDAQWDTLLDTIAARAGHLAALLDGEMPAELVDDARHVGVPLLPQPTELDPECSCPDWGYPCKHAAALCYAIAATIDTDPFVVFALRGRGREEVLAQLRTRRTAAQATATPPAPAGLPAVGAYAAWAALAEHTPPLPELPEPAPHTAALPAAPPPGTGLSTADLERLMADTAARAARLLTGDTTSLHLSQHEDAARIAASDCGPEWFHHLIQNTGAKPTAFARLTRAWRYGGPTGITVAEQPRTPDPTAMTAARTALTEALTDMTTTPGALKAWRNRLTLTDHGIQLRLGPDTRWYPYLQDEDGDWWPAAPAAPDPVTALTSVWQQTER, from the coding sequence ATGAGCCCCCCGGTCCCCGGCCCGCGCCGCGCACCCACCCGCGGCAGGCGTGCCTTCGCCGCGACCTGGTGGGGCCAGGCATGGGTGACGGCCCTGGAGGACTCCACCCTGGACTCGGGGCGCCTGTCCCGCGGACGCACCTACGCCCGCCAGGGCATGGTCGGCCCCGTCACCATCGCCCCCGGCCAGGTCAAAGCCGCCGTACAGGGAAGCAGGCCCCGCCCCTACCGCTCCGCCGTCCACCTGCCCGTCCTCACCGACGCCCAGTGGGACACCCTCCTCGACACCATCGCGGCCCGGGCCGGGCATCTCGCGGCGCTCCTCGACGGCGAGATGCCCGCCGAACTCGTGGACGACGCCCGCCACGTCGGCGTCCCCCTGCTCCCGCAGCCCACCGAACTCGACCCCGAATGCTCCTGCCCCGACTGGGGTTACCCCTGCAAACACGCCGCCGCGCTCTGCTACGCCATCGCCGCCACCATCGACACCGACCCCTTCGTGGTGTTCGCCCTGCGCGGCCGCGGACGGGAGGAGGTCCTCGCCCAGCTGCGCACCCGCCGCACGGCCGCCCAGGCGACCGCCACCCCACCGGCCCCAGCCGGCCTCCCCGCCGTCGGCGCCTACGCAGCCTGGGCCGCCCTGGCCGAACACACTCCGCCCCTGCCCGAACTCCCCGAACCGGCCCCCCACACCGCCGCACTGCCCGCCGCCCCGCCACCCGGCACCGGTCTGTCCACCGCGGACCTCGAACGCCTCATGGCGGACACCGCCGCACGCGCCGCCCGGCTGCTCACGGGCGACACCACCAGCCTGCACCTGTCCCAACACGAGGACGCGGCGCGGATCGCCGCGAGCGACTGCGGACCCGAGTGGTTCCACCACCTCATCCAGAACACCGGTGCCAAACCGACCGCGTTCGCCCGCCTCACCCGCGCCTGGCGGTATGGCGGCCCGACCGGCATCACCGTCGCCGAACAGCCCCGCACCCCCGACCCGACGGCGATGACAGCCGCCCGCACCGCCCTGACCGAGGCCCTCACCGACATGACCACCACCCCGGGCGCCCTCAAGGCCTGGCGCAACCGCCTCACCCTCACCGACCACGGCATCCAGCTGCGCCTGGGCCCCGACACCCGCTGGTACCCCTACCTCCAGGATGAAGACGGCGACTGGTGGCCGGCAGCCCCGGCCGCCCCCGACCCGGTCACGGCGCTCACCTCCGTCTGGCAGCAGACCGAGCGGTGA
- a CDS encoding DEAD/DEAH box helicase, translating into MPLPPLAAPESAAWARNLLNDGWAAVFLPGEPARLGRLLLWQPAGAAAAASMAPAGLETEAAELVLPHGRSVRRRKVEGYALHAALAVAALSGAQPPHPSAAAWQVAARFALRLLADGRLHPALTTAGHDTWQAGPFTAAQRQTLAALAAAFPPHGHCLPEPGPAPLRIIEPAALVRRFCDAVADDLVRTPAAPLAMGALPYAWRGTRAVPVLQEWAEETAAAFTADVRVSLRVDVPEGRRRQFRAVLQLHTAADPALVVEAAQLWSEPAETERLLGPRAETETLLALRRGARVWPPLDRLLKDAAPDQLRLTDDEAFDLLGDATDTLRAAGIDVHWPRELVKALTATAEIGQRTAPGSSAGGTFDADTLLDFRWQLSLGDDPLTEAEMDALAETRRPLVRLRDQWVVADPKLVARARRRRMEPLTPMEALGAALTGELERDGETFPCAAVGALGDLVARIRDPESRTPAPQPTALKATLRDYQKRGVAWLSEMCELGLGGCLADDMGLGKTITLLALHLHRQTDPATAGPTLVVCPASLLGNWQREAARFAPSTPVRRYHGGDRHLMDLADDEIVLVTYGVLRRDRETLAENTWSLIAADEAQHVKNPYAVTARELRALPARARVALTGTPVENNLSELWALLDWTTPGLLGPLTAFRDRHARAIESGEDPRAAERLSRLVRPFLLRRRKSDPGIAPELPAKTETDRVVPLTAEQASLYEAVVRETMAKINEAEGIARRGLILKLLTALKQICNHPAQFLKEHSLRQSTPLHGRSGKLALLDELVDTITAEGESVLVFTQYKQMATLLEKHLAERGVPTLFLHGGTPVTTREEMVDRFQRGEVPVFLLSLKAAGTGLNLTRATHVVHYDRWWNPAVEDQATDRAYRIGQDKPVQVHKLLAEGTVEDKVAKLLEAKRSLADAVVGSGEAALTELSDADLAELVALGRQS; encoded by the coding sequence ATGCCGTTGCCGCCATTGGCCGCACCCGAATCGGCTGCCTGGGCGCGGAATCTGCTCAACGACGGCTGGGCGGCGGTGTTCCTCCCCGGCGAGCCTGCCCGCCTCGGCCGGCTGCTGCTCTGGCAGCCCGCCGGGGCAGCCGCCGCCGCGAGCATGGCACCCGCGGGCCTCGAGACCGAGGCGGCGGAGCTCGTGCTGCCGCACGGCCGCTCGGTGAGACGGCGCAAGGTGGAGGGCTACGCGCTGCACGCCGCCCTCGCTGTCGCCGCGCTGTCCGGGGCGCAGCCGCCGCACCCGTCCGCCGCAGCCTGGCAGGTCGCCGCCCGCTTCGCGCTCCGGCTGCTCGCCGACGGCCGGCTCCACCCGGCCCTCACCACCGCCGGCCACGACACCTGGCAGGCGGGCCCCTTCACCGCCGCCCAGCGGCAGACGTTGGCCGCCCTGGCCGCCGCGTTCCCGCCCCATGGCCACTGCCTGCCGGAACCGGGTCCGGCCCCGCTGCGGATCATCGAACCGGCCGCGCTGGTACGCCGGTTCTGCGACGCGGTCGCCGACGACCTGGTCCGCACCCCCGCCGCTCCGCTCGCCATGGGAGCACTGCCGTACGCCTGGCGCGGGACACGTGCCGTGCCCGTCCTGCAGGAGTGGGCCGAGGAGACCGCCGCCGCGTTCACCGCCGACGTCAGGGTCTCGCTGCGGGTCGACGTACCCGAGGGACGCCGCCGGCAGTTCCGGGCCGTCCTCCAACTGCACACCGCTGCGGATCCGGCGCTCGTCGTCGAGGCCGCACAGCTGTGGAGCGAGCCGGCCGAGACCGAGCGCCTGCTCGGCCCGCGCGCCGAGACCGAGACGCTGCTCGCACTGCGCCGCGGCGCCCGCGTCTGGCCACCGCTCGACCGGCTGCTGAAGGACGCCGCTCCGGACCAGCTGCGGCTGACCGACGACGAGGCGTTCGACCTGCTGGGCGACGCCACCGACACGCTGCGCGCCGCCGGTATCGACGTGCACTGGCCGCGCGAGCTCGTCAAGGCACTCACCGCGACCGCGGAGATCGGCCAACGCACCGCGCCCGGCTCCAGTGCGGGCGGCACGTTCGACGCGGACACCCTCCTCGACTTCCGCTGGCAGCTCTCGCTCGGCGACGACCCGCTCACCGAGGCCGAGATGGACGCCCTCGCCGAGACGCGCCGCCCCCTCGTCCGGCTGCGCGACCAGTGGGTGGTCGCCGACCCGAAGCTGGTGGCCCGCGCCAGGCGGCGCCGGATGGAACCGCTCACTCCCATGGAGGCGCTGGGCGCCGCGCTGACCGGCGAGTTGGAGCGGGACGGGGAGACCTTTCCCTGCGCGGCGGTGGGAGCACTCGGCGACCTCGTCGCCCGTATCCGCGACCCCGAATCCCGCACCCCGGCCCCGCAGCCCACCGCACTGAAGGCCACGCTGCGCGACTACCAGAAACGGGGCGTCGCCTGGCTGTCCGAGATGTGCGAACTCGGTCTCGGCGGCTGTCTCGCCGACGACATGGGCCTGGGCAAGACCATCACCCTGCTCGCTCTGCACCTGCACCGCCAGACCGACCCCGCCACCGCGGGCCCCACGCTCGTCGTCTGCCCCGCATCACTGCTCGGCAACTGGCAGCGCGAGGCAGCCAGGTTCGCACCGTCCACCCCCGTGCGCCGCTACCACGGCGGCGACCGCCACCTGATGGACCTCGCCGACGACGAGATCGTCCTCGTCACCTACGGCGTCCTGCGCCGCGACCGGGAGACCCTCGCCGAGAACACCTGGTCGCTGATCGCCGCCGACGAGGCCCAGCACGTCAAGAACCCCTACGCCGTCACCGCCCGCGAGCTGCGCGCCCTGCCCGCCCGCGCCCGCGTCGCTCTCACCGGCACCCCCGTGGAGAACAACCTCTCCGAACTGTGGGCGCTCCTCGACTGGACCACCCCCGGACTCCTCGGACCGCTCACCGCCTTCCGCGACCGCCACGCCCGCGCGATCGAGTCGGGCGAGGACCCGCGGGCCGCCGAACGGCTGTCCCGTCTCGTCCGCCCGTTCCTGCTGCGCCGCAGGAAGTCCGACCCGGGCATCGCGCCCGAACTGCCCGCCAAGACCGAGACCGACCGTGTCGTGCCGCTGACCGCCGAGCAGGCAAGTCTGTACGAGGCGGTGGTCCGCGAGACCATGGCGAAGATCAACGAAGCCGAGGGCATCGCCCGCCGCGGCCTGATCCTGAAGCTCCTCACCGCGCTGAAGCAGATCTGCAACCACCCCGCCCAGTTTTTGAAAGAGCACAGCCTGCGCCAGTCCACACCACTGCACGGCCGCTCCGGCAAACTGGCGCTTCTCGACGAACTGGTCGACACCATCACCGCCGAAGGCGAGTCGGTGCTGGTCTTCACCCAGTACAAGCAGATGGCGACCCTGCTGGAGAAGCACCTCGCAGAACGAGGCGTCCCCACCCTCTTCCTGCACGGCGGCACGCCCGTCACCACGCGCGAGGAGATGGTGGACCGCTTCCAGCGCGGCGAGGTGCCGGTGTTCCTGCTCTCTCTGAAGGCCGCGGGCACCGGCCTCAACCTCACCCGCGCCACCCACGTCGTGCACTACGACCGCTGGTGGAACCCGGCGGTCGAGGACCAGGCCACCGACCGCGCCTACCGCATCGGCCAGGACAAGCCCGTACAGGTCCACAAACTCCTCGCCGAGGGAACCGTGGAGGACAAGGTGGCGAAGCTCCTCGAAGCCAAGCGCTCGCTCGCCGACGCCGTCGTCGGCTCCGGTGAGGCCGCTCTGACCGAACTCTCCGACGCCGACCTCGCCGAACTCGTGGCCCTGGGGAGGCAGTCATGA
- a CDS encoding AraC family transcriptional regulator, which yields MDPSGLTSTDPLTDLLNGVRTSGAVFHESSLSGPWAVRFEDGPPLALAVLLRGSAWVSPQGGTPVLFGPGDVAVLCGGAPYVLADDPATEPEAVVRAGGRCTTVQGDEAVSPQAPRPGTWDPAEPDGTPLLNGLYTVDGGAPGRLTAPLPPLAVVKADVGTCPVSRTTFEEIAREEPGQQILLDRTLDLMLITALRAWFTRPGAQVPAWYLAHSDPVVGPALRMLRADPAHPWTLPALAAKTGMSRANLARRFTSLVGQPPMTYLRERRLALAADLLRKPDITLATVADRVGFANAFALSAAFKREHGISPSGYRTRETRTTT from the coding sequence ATGGATCCCTCGGGACTGACCAGCACGGATCCGCTGACAGACCTGCTGAACGGCGTACGGACCAGTGGCGCGGTCTTCCACGAGTCCTCTCTCTCGGGCCCTTGGGCGGTGCGCTTCGAGGACGGCCCACCGTTGGCGCTGGCGGTGCTCCTGCGCGGCTCGGCCTGGGTCAGCCCTCAGGGCGGCACCCCCGTACTGTTCGGCCCCGGTGACGTCGCCGTGCTGTGCGGGGGCGCGCCGTATGTGCTCGCGGACGATCCGGCCACCGAGCCGGAGGCGGTGGTCCGTGCCGGAGGCCGTTGCACGACGGTGCAGGGGGACGAAGCGGTCAGCCCGCAGGCTCCGCGCCCGGGCACCTGGGACCCGGCAGAGCCGGACGGCACACCCCTGCTGAACGGCCTGTACACCGTGGACGGCGGCGCGCCCGGCCGGTTGACGGCGCCCCTGCCGCCACTGGCCGTCGTCAAGGCGGACGTGGGCACCTGCCCGGTCAGCCGGACGACCTTCGAGGAGATCGCCCGCGAGGAGCCCGGACAGCAGATCCTGCTGGACCGGACACTGGACCTGATGCTCATCACCGCCCTGCGCGCCTGGTTCACCCGCCCCGGCGCCCAGGTCCCCGCCTGGTATCTCGCCCACAGCGATCCCGTGGTCGGCCCCGCCCTGCGCATGCTGCGGGCCGACCCCGCCCACCCCTGGACCCTGCCGGCCCTGGCGGCGAAGACCGGCATGTCCCGGGCGAACCTGGCCCGACGCTTCACCTCCCTCGTCGGACAGCCACCGATGACCTACCTGCGGGAACGGCGCCTCGCCCTCGCCGCCGACCTCCTGCGCAAGCCCGACATCACGCTCGCCACAGTGGCGGACCGCGTCGGCTTCGCCAACGCCTTCGCCCTCAGCGCCGCGTTCAAACGGGAACACGGCATCAGCCCCAGCGGGTACCGCACGCGTGAGACGCGGACGACGACCTGA
- a CDS encoding RNA polymerase sigma factor gives MKRSREKAASELFAALYPRLAGWCRRLVDDDETAHEIASEAFTRLWARWTSVAEPHGFLYVTAANLVRDHWRKLERERRAMHRATAEAAVRPQSDHAEQSDPSVRLLVQSLPERLRVPILLHYYADMPIREVSVLTGRKEGTVKADLHAARELLRAHLRRSLDHTP, from the coding sequence TTGAAACGGTCCCGTGAGAAGGCCGCGTCCGAGCTGTTCGCCGCCCTCTACCCGCGCCTCGCCGGCTGGTGCCGTCGGCTGGTCGACGACGACGAGACGGCCCACGAGATCGCGTCGGAGGCGTTCACACGGCTCTGGGCCCGCTGGACGTCCGTGGCTGAGCCGCACGGTTTCCTCTACGTCACCGCGGCCAACCTCGTCCGGGACCACTGGCGCAAGCTCGAACGCGAACGCCGGGCGATGCACCGGGCCACCGCCGAGGCCGCGGTGCGCCCGCAGTCCGACCACGCCGAACAGTCCGACCCCTCGGTGCGGCTGCTCGTGCAGTCGCTGCCGGAACGGCTGCGCGTCCCGATCCTGCTGCACTACTACGCTGACATGCCGATCCGGGAGGTGTCCGTGCTCACCGGACGCAAGGAAGGAACCGTCAAGGCCGACCTCCACGCGGCCCGCGAACTGCTCCGCGCCCATCTGAGGAGAAGCCTTGATCACACACCCTGA
- a CDS encoding class F sortase, giving the protein MTLLSRRAFATAATASLLVGCDGRRTDRATSAPSTGTSPLPSSPSATDAARPLGRSVPVRLLIPAIEVDTPVIRLGLAPDGTVEVPPVTAHDRAGWYQHSPTPGQTGPSVILGHVTVGRYGDGVFRHLARLRRGERIEARLENGTTPEFTVDSVRTVAKADFPADEVYGNMDRPALRLITCGGPRSGDEYRDNVIVFATLSATAR; this is encoded by the coding sequence GTGACGTTGCTCTCCAGGCGCGCCTTCGCCACCGCGGCGACGGCCTCGCTGCTCGTGGGCTGCGACGGCCGACGAACCGACCGGGCCACGTCCGCACCCTCCACGGGCACCTCCCCGCTCCCGTCCTCGCCGTCCGCCACCGACGCGGCGCGTCCCCTCGGCCGTTCGGTCCCGGTCAGGTTGCTGATCCCGGCCATCGAGGTCGACACCCCGGTCATCCGGCTGGGGCTGGCCCCGGACGGCACCGTGGAAGTGCCGCCGGTCACCGCGCACGACCGGGCGGGCTGGTACCAGCACTCGCCGACACCGGGCCAGACCGGCCCGTCGGTGATCCTGGGCCATGTCACGGTGGGCCGTTACGGGGACGGGGTCTTCCGCCATCTCGCGCGGCTGCGACGGGGCGAGCGGATCGAGGCGCGCCTGGAGAACGGCACGACACCGGAGTTCACCGTCGACAGCGTTCGGACGGTCGCCAAGGCCGACTTCCCGGCGGACGAGGTCTACGGAAACATGGACCGCCCCGCGCTGCGCCTCATCACCTGCGGCGGGCCCCGCTCGGGCGACGAGTACCGCGACAACGTGATCGTCTTCGCCACGCTGAGCGCCACGGCCCGGTGA
- a CDS encoding Tat pathway signal sequence domain protein, with protein sequence MRRTVLSATALAFTAVLATALPAFADDTTPTPVPQEASTSATPVPTTPAATEHPSPAEPTKDSSNTDPTPVPSQVSVVPSGAPDTGATSESDESGTGPVLAGAGATAVLLGGGAAIVLVRRRRANGA encoded by the coding sequence ATGCGCCGAACCGTCCTCAGTGCCACGGCACTCGCCTTCACCGCCGTGTTGGCGACCGCGCTGCCCGCGTTCGCCGACGACACGACCCCGACTCCCGTGCCGCAGGAGGCCTCCACGTCGGCGACCCCGGTCCCGACCACCCCCGCGGCCACCGAGCATCCGTCCCCGGCCGAACCCACCAAGGACTCGAGCAACACGGATCCGACCCCGGTCCCGAGCCAGGTCTCCGTCGTGCCGAGTGGCGCGCCGGACACCGGTGCGACGTCGGAGTCGGACGAGTCCGGCACCGGCCCCGTGCTGGCCGGCGCGGGCGCCACGGCGGTGCTCCTCGGCGGCGGCGCGGCCATCGTCCTCGTACGCCGCCGGCGCGCGAACGGGGCGTGA